In Corylus avellana chromosome ca2, CavTom2PMs-1.0, the following proteins share a genomic window:
- the LOC132168417 gene encoding uncharacterized protein LOC132168417 encodes MLRHIWSIFARSGSIWVAWVRENLLKRKSFWSVGISQNCSWSWRKILKLRDIAKRFLKFEVGNGDNIHMWLDLWHPAGILIEQYGFRVVYDAQSNIEAKLSSVICNGDWFWRPARSEALVDIQARLSEVCLGQFDKPIWLGSKKGVYVSAETWEALREKNTEVIWWKLIWFPLAIPKQAFILWLAMKNRLLTVLVLEYGNIAWFVAGWIGLLLFGIILCS; translated from the exons ATGCTTAGGCATATTTGGAGCATTTTTGCTAGGTCTGGTTCCATTTGGGTTGCATGGGTAAGAGAAAATCTTTTAAAGAGaaagagtttttggagtgtAGGCATTTCTCAGAACTgttcttggagttggaggaaaATCTTGAAGCTGAGAGATATTGCCAAAAGATTCTTAAAGTTTGAAGTTGGGAATGGGGATAATATTCATATGTGGCTGGATTTGTGGCATCCTGCAGGGATATTAATTGAGCAATATGGCTTTAGGgttgtttatgatgctcaaagtaATATTGAAGCTAAACTGTCTTCTGTCATTTGCAATGgagattggttttggagacctGCGAGATCAGAAGCTTTAGTTGACATTCAAGCTAGACTTTCTGAAGTTTGCTTGGGCCAGTTTGATAAGCCTATTTGGCTTGGTTCTAAGAAGGGTGTCTATGTTAGTGCAGAAACTTGGGAAGCTCTTAGAGAGAAGAATACAGAGGTTATTTGGTGGAAATTGATTTGGTTCCCCCTTGCTATCCCTAAACAGGCCTTTATCTTGTGGCTTGCAATGAAAAATAGGCTTCTTACAG TTTTAGTTCTAGAATATGGAAATATTGCATGGTTCGTTGCAGGGTGGATAGGCCTCCTATTATTTGGGATCATCTTGTGCAGTTAG
- the LOC132169808 gene encoding uncharacterized protein LOC132169808: MANKPLILRKWTPGMQLLKISLSSVPVWIKLHNLPIEYWNATCLSYVASGVGKPICADSVTEEQLRLGFARVLVEVDMNSVLPKEIEIVGVDGGRVVVGIEYPWLPVKCKKCKLFGHLSHTCTKVEKQVWLPKNTEPVQNLNAGLVVEKVAELKNDGPNLGAEPKWNVVRAKKTPVSKPTVKDNQSNWTNSFHLLARADGNFKSGVRGSDTFSSLQNVIESAMVEESAKIKGKGKMGEEEEGVDRRHLWSDLCSMKGKVGNNPWMICGDFNVVLSLAEKWGSDKLSSYEIEFGQCVNDLEVLDLNFSGCFYTWTNKSEEPWFVARKLDRVLANVNWMSSFGSTAVEFLSGGVSDHSPAIISAGSLQSFGPKPFKFYNFWLEHEGFLDWVKEGWSVQTEGFPMYQLYVKLRADSLLKERECLHAFVSITRAEESFLKQKARNQWLQLGDQNNNDVDQIKKVAEDFYKNLLGTEQVQFTEAKAARVRQLIPVAISLEHAAILEKEVTAEEIRDILFHMKANKAPGPDGFYADFFKSTWSIVGQEVVAAIKGFFSSGLLLKEVNATILSLVPKKVNPSAMGDFRPITCCNVIYKCITKILSNRMLPFLGNLVSMNQSAFIPSRSISENVLLAQELVRGYHKEKGNPRCTLKIDLMKAYDSVNWDFMLHCLHCFGFPNRFLSWIKECITSPKFSVCINGTLVGYFEGKKELRQGDPISPYLFVLAVEVFSRIMADHTSGNGGFKFHPKCVRMQLTHLCFADDLLIFSEASLSSIRVIKAALLEFENLSGLKANPAKSSFYCSGISDRLKHVLLEDLRMKEGHLPVRYLGVPLISSRLSSADCGALLSRISG; encoded by the exons ATGGCTAATAAACCTTTGATCTTGCGCAAATGGACCCCTGGTATGCAACTTTTAAAGATTTCTCTATCTTCTGTtcctgtttggattaaattgcATAATTTGCCTATTGAGTATTGGAATGCTACATGTTTGAGTTATGTGGCTAGTGGTGTTGGTAAGCCTATATGTGCTGATTCTGTTACTGAGGAACAGTTGAGGCTTGGTTTTGCTAGAGTTTTGGTTGAAGTAGACATGAATTCTGTTCTTCCTAAAGAGATTGAAATTGTTGGTGTTGATGGGGGTCGGGTTGTAGTTGGCATTGAATATCCATGGCTTCCTGTTAAATGTAAGAAATGTAAGTTGTTTGGTCATCTTTCTCATACTTGCACAAAGGTTGAGAAACAGGTTTGGCTTCCAAAAAATACTGAGCCTGTTCAAAACTTGAATGCTGGTCttgtggtggagaaggttgcTGAGTTGAAGAATGACGGTCCTAATTTAGGGGCTGAACCTAAATGGAATGTGGTTAGAGCTAAAAAAACTCCTGTTTCCAAGCCTACTGTGAAGGATAACCAAAGTAATTGGACTAATTCATTCCATCTTCTGGCTAGAGCTGATGGTAATTTTAAATCAGGGGTGAGAGGTTCAGatactttttcttctcttcaaaatGTTATTGAGTCTGCTATGGTTGAGGAGAgtgcaaaaataaaagggaagggtaaaatgggtgaAGAGGAGGAG GGGGTGGATAGAAGGCATCTTTGGTCTGATTTATGTTCTATGAAGGGAAAAGTAGGTAATAATCCTTGGATGATTTGTGGGGATTTTAATGTAGTTCTTTCCTTGGCTGAAAAATGGGGTTCTGATAAGCTTTCTTCTTATGAAATTGAATTTGGTCAATGTGTGAATGATCTTGAAGTTCTGGATCTTAATTTTAGTGGGTGTTTTTACACTTGGACTAATAAAAGTGAGGAGCCTTGGTTTGTAGCCAGAAAATTGGATAGAGTTTTGGCTAATGTGAATTGGATGAGTTCTTTTGGAAGTACTGCTGTGGAATTCCTTTCAGGGGGAGTTTCTGATCATTCCCCTGCTATTATTTCAGCAGGTTCTTTGCAAAGTTTTGGCCCTAAACCCTTTAAGTTCTATAACTTTTGGTTGGAGCATGAAGGGTTCTTGGATTGGGTTAAGGAGGGTTGGAGCGTTCAGACTGAGGGCTTTCCTATGTATCAGTTGTATGTGAAACTTCG TGCTGACAGTCTTCTTAAAGAGAGGGAATGTCTTCATGCTTTTGTTTCCATTACTAGAGCTGAGGAATCCTTTTTGAAGCAGAAAGCTAGGAATCAATGGTTGCAATTGGGAGATCAGAATAATA ATGATGTTGATCAAATCAAGAAGGTGGCTGAGGATTTTTACAAGAATCTGTTAGGTACAGAACAAGTGCAATTTACTGAGGCAAAAGCAGCTAGAGTTAGGCAACTTATTCCTGTTGCTATATCTCTTGAACATGCAGCCATTCTGGAGAAGGAGGTTACTGCAGAGGAAATTAGAGACATCTTATTTCATATGAAAGCTAACAAGGCCCCTGGTCCTGATGGGTTTTATGcagatttttttaaatctacTTGGTCTATTGTGGGACAGGAGGTAGTGGCTGCCATTAAaggtttcttttcttctggttTATTGCTAAAGGAAGTGAATGCTACTATTCTATCTTTAGTGCCTAAGAAGGTTAATCCATCTGCTATGGGAGACTTTAGGCCTATTACTTGCTGcaatgttatatataaatgcatcaCAAAGATTCTGTCTAACCGAATGTTGCCGTTTTTGGGTAATTTGGTGAGTATGAATCAATCTGCTTTCATTCCTTCTAGGAGTATTTCTGAGAATGTTTTATTGGCTCAGGAACTTGTGAGGGGTTATCATAAGGAAAAAGGGAATCCTAGATGCACTTTAAAAATAGACCTTATGAAAGCATATGATTCTGTGAATTGGGATTTTATGCTTCATTGTCTTCATTGCTTTGGCTTTCCTAATAGGTTTTTGAGCTGGATTAAGGAGTGTATCACATCTCCTAAATTTTCAGTTTGTATTAATGGTACTTTGGTTGGCTATTTTGAAGGTAAAAAGGAGTTGAGGCAGGGTGATCCTATATCTCCTTACTTGTTTGTTCTTGCTGTGGAGGTTTTTTCTCGGATTATGGCTGATCACACTAGTGGTAATGGTGGTTTTAAATTTCATCCTAAATGTGTGAGAATGCAGCTTACTCATTTGTGTTTTGCAGATGATCTCTTGATCTTTTCAGAAGCTAGTTTGAGCTCTATAAGAGTTATCAAGGCTGCTCTGCTTGAGTTTGAAAATTTGTCTGGTTTGAAAGCTAACCCTgcaaaaagttcattttattGTTCGGGAATTTCAGATAGATTGAAGCATGTTCTTTTGGAGGATTTAAGGATGAAAGAAGGTCATCTCCCTGTGAGGTACCTTGGAGTTCCTCTCATTTCTTCTAGACTTTCTTCAGCTGATTGTGGAGCTTTACTTAGCAGAATTTCTGGTTGA
- the LOC132172399 gene encoding uncharacterized protein LOC132172399 has translation MAKRANRGRGGKKVSKLLLKEASANLEVASRSLDCEVDLSEEEEICEDVDASKLDIQSFPVESSSGLRVEAMEVSSGYLEDESVRNSGAVESLVKVAQKSEAQDWRQLFRKEKSIGTLQYFAPSHEGGKVVVKPPKEAIEEGISKWSSSLVGQFLDKPLPYYIVKR, from the coding sequence ATGGCCAAACGAGCAAATAGGGGCCGTGGGGGGAAGAAGGTATCAAAATTGTTGTTGAAAGAGGCTTCAGCGAATTTGGAGGTTGCTTCGCGATCTCTGGATTGTGAGGTTGATCTGAGTGAGGAGGAAGAGATTTGTGAGGATGTGGATGCTTCGAAGCTTGATATTCAGAGCTTTCCCGTTGAAAGCAGTTCGGGTTTGCGAGTGGAGGCTATGGAGGTTTCTTCTGGGTATCTTGAGGATGAATCTGTGAGGAATTCTGGTGCTGTTGAGTCTCTTGTTAAGGTTGCTCAGAAGAGTGAAGCACAGGATTGGAGGCAACTGTTTCGTAAGGAGAAATCCATAGGTACATTGCAGTATTTTGCTCCTTCTCATGAGGGTGGAAAAGTTGTAGTGAAGCCTCCAAAGGAAGCAATTGAGGAAGGTATTTCAAAATGGTCCTCTTCTCTGGTAGGCCAGTTTCTTGATAAGCCCCTTCCTTATTATATTGTTAAACGTTAG